The Sphingobium sp. JS3065 genome includes a region encoding these proteins:
- a CDS encoding contractile injection system protein, VgrG/Pvc8 family, whose protein sequence is MSEPAAARKMPFAAWRVTLDGKDLTEAMAPRLISLSLSEKRGDEADLLDIVIHDADGLLEIPKSGAVLRVALGWKQGSGLPVGLVDKGSFKVDEASFSGPPDLVTVRARSADLTDSFRVRKERSFVGKTVKDIVTAIAGDNGLKPQIDAGLGAKVIPALGTGAKSDAALLRLLGKRFDAVATVKAGALIFAPIGKGMTTKGTALPVETLNRSASERLEYSRVERDQHDGVEASWHDKATGERKAVKSGHKGKGKAKRLRKTYASETDARHAADAENGRITRAKAKCTFTLAYGRPDIFPERPIELEGVKAEIAGHSWIVADCTHNMDGQGALKTTLNLEAI, encoded by the coding sequence ATGAGCGAACCCGCAGCCGCCAGGAAAATGCCCTTCGCCGCGTGGCGCGTGACGCTCGACGGCAAGGATTTGACCGAGGCCATGGCCCCGCGCCTGATTTCGCTCAGCCTCAGCGAAAAGCGGGGCGATGAGGCCGATCTGCTCGACATCGTCATACACGATGCGGACGGCCTGCTGGAAATCCCAAAATCCGGCGCGGTCCTGCGCGTGGCGCTGGGCTGGAAACAGGGGAGCGGCCTTCCGGTCGGCTTGGTCGACAAGGGCAGCTTCAAGGTGGACGAAGCCAGCTTTTCCGGCCCGCCCGATCTGGTGACGGTGCGCGCCCGCTCCGCCGACCTGACCGATAGCTTCCGGGTCCGCAAGGAACGCAGCTTCGTGGGCAAGACGGTGAAGGACATCGTCACCGCCATCGCGGGGGACAATGGCCTGAAACCCCAGATCGACGCCGGGCTGGGGGCGAAGGTCATTCCTGCGCTGGGCACGGGCGCGAAAAGCGATGCCGCCTTGCTCCGCCTGCTGGGCAAGCGGTTCGACGCGGTGGCCACCGTCAAGGCCGGGGCGCTGATCTTCGCGCCGATCGGCAAGGGCATGACCACCAAGGGCACCGCCCTGCCCGTCGAAACCCTCAATCGCAGCGCCAGCGAAAGGCTGGAATATAGCCGCGTCGAACGCGACCAGCATGACGGCGTGGAGGCGTCATGGCACGACAAGGCGACCGGCGAGCGCAAGGCCGTGAAATCCGGCCACAAGGGCAAGGGGAAGGCCAAGCGCCTGCGCAAGACCTATGCCAGCGAAACCGACGCGCGCCATGCGGCGGATGCGGAGAACGGACGTATCACCCGCGCCAAGGCGAAATGCACCTTCACCTTGGCCTATGGGCGGCCCGACATCTTTCCCGAACGGCCGATAGAGCTGGAAGGCGTCAAGGCGGAGATCGCGGGGCATAGCTGGATCGTCGCGGACTGCACCCATAATATGGACGGTCAGGGCGCGCTCAAGACCACGCTCAATCTGGAAGCTATTTAG
- a CDS encoding type II toxin-antitoxin system HicA family toxin yields the protein MKRLADEGFELVSVKGSHHKFRKGGRMIIVPHPKKDLPLGTARSIAKMAGWL from the coding sequence GTGAAACGCCTCGCGGATGAAGGCTTTGAACTGGTTTCGGTGAAAGGCTCTCACCACAAGTTCCGCAAGGGCGGCCGCATGATCATCGTCCCCCACCCGAAGAAAGACCTGCCGTTGGGAACGGCGCGGAGCATAGCGAAAATGGCGGGGTGGCTGTAA
- a CDS encoding cupin domain-containing protein yields MSVEDDGIVATVDRQAELGRMSFYEKAGSENLAPLWRVLHGLVTETPRPTAIPAHWSYRSVRPYLMEACDIISTSEAERRVLVLENPGLRGQSRITPSLFAGLQIILPGEIAPAHRHIASALRFIVEGSGAYTAVAGEKTMMEPGDFVITPS; encoded by the coding sequence ATGTCTGTTGAAGACGATGGCATCGTTGCGACAGTCGATCGGCAGGCTGAGCTGGGACGCATGTCGTTCTATGAGAAAGCCGGATCGGAAAACCTTGCGCCACTTTGGCGGGTTCTTCACGGCTTGGTCACCGAAACACCAAGGCCGACTGCCATTCCAGCGCATTGGAGCTATCGCTCGGTGCGGCCTTATCTGATGGAGGCGTGCGATATCATCTCCACGAGCGAAGCCGAACGCCGCGTCTTGGTGCTCGAAAATCCGGGCTTGCGCGGCCAGTCGCGTATCACGCCCAGCTTGTTTGCCGGCTTGCAGATCATCCTGCCGGGCGAGATTGCGCCCGCTCACCGTCACATCGCGTCGGCGCTTCGCTTCATCGTGGAAGGAAGCGGGGCCTACACGGCGGTAGCAGGCGAAAAAACCATGATGGAGCCAGGCGATTTCGTCATCACGCCTTCATAG
- a CDS encoding DUF1178 family protein, protein MIVFDLKCESQGHVFEAWFGSSADYEDQKARGLLACPLCGDEHVGKAVMAPAVAPKGNSRPETMPQVASSGDASIVMGAGEEAKMRELVLALAKAQQKALEDSTWVGRDFAEQARAMHYGEQDRASIHGEVALSEARALIAEGVEVAPLPFPVVPPEAKN, encoded by the coding sequence GTGATCGTTTTCGACCTCAAATGCGAATCCCAAGGCCATGTGTTCGAGGCGTGGTTCGGTTCCAGCGCCGATTATGAGGATCAGAAGGCGCGCGGCCTGCTGGCCTGCCCTCTCTGCGGCGACGAACATGTGGGCAAGGCGGTGATGGCCCCCGCCGTCGCGCCCAAGGGCAACAGCCGCCCGGAAACGATGCCCCAAGTCGCATCTTCGGGCGATGCGTCCATCGTCATGGGCGCGGGCGAGGAAGCGAAGATGCGCGAACTGGTGCTTGCGCTGGCGAAGGCGCAGCAGAAGGCGCTGGAGGATTCGACCTGGGTCGGGCGCGATTTTGCCGAACAGGCCCGCGCCATGCACTATGGCGAGCAGGATCGCGCCAGCATCCACGGCGAGGTCGCGCTGAGCGAGGCGCGGGCGCTGATCGCCGAGGGCGTGGAGGTCGCGCCTTTGCCTTTTCCGGTGGTTCCCCCCGAAGCGAAGAATTGA
- a CDS encoding flavin reductase family protein: MFYEPKARDRTLLPHDPFKALVVPRPIGWVSTMNRDGAVNLAPYSYFNAFAGRPPIVGFSSDGLRDSATFAIETREFVWNMATYDLRFEMNATSTPLPRGESEFSFACLETAKSRLVRPPRVAASPVSLECKVCDVITLKNHLGESVENVLILGEVVGFHINDEFIKDGIVDVAAMRPIARCGYQDYVVADSMFQIVRPEGAEDPTDSAVEKSAA, from the coding sequence ATGTTCTACGAACCAAAGGCGCGCGACCGCACCTTGCTTCCTCATGATCCATTCAAGGCGCTGGTCGTACCGCGCCCGATAGGATGGGTTTCCACGATGAATCGGGATGGCGCGGTGAATCTCGCCCCCTACAGCTATTTCAACGCGTTCGCCGGACGTCCGCCAATTGTTGGCTTTTCAAGCGATGGGTTGCGGGACTCCGCAACATTCGCAATCGAGACCCGCGAATTCGTCTGGAACATGGCGACCTACGATCTACGCTTTGAAATGAACGCGACGTCCACGCCGCTGCCGCGCGGCGAGAGCGAGTTCAGCTTTGCGTGCCTGGAAACTGCCAAATCCCGTCTTGTCCGTCCGCCCCGGGTTGCCGCTTCGCCGGTTTCACTCGAGTGCAAGGTTTGCGACGTCATAACGTTAAAGAATCACCTTGGTGAATCGGTCGAAAACGTCCTCATCCTGGGGGAGGTCGTCGGCTTCCACATCAACGATGAGTTCATCAAGGACGGCATCGTCGATGTCGCCGCCATGCGTCCGATCGCGCGCTGCGGCTATCAGGACTATGTCGTGGCCGACAGCATGTTCCAGATCGTTCGGCCCGAAGGCGCCGAAGACCCAACGGACTCCGCGGTGGAGAAAAGCGCGGCTTAA
- a CDS encoding cupin domain-containing protein → MVWLDGLDMHVVNILSASFRENHDDAEQPVTRAEGTSFTEAGCNLLPLDYKPKSQTSPLFNYPYRVSREALYRLSLSRDPDPHHGFKMVYINPVTGGAAMPTMTTATQLLPRSFSTEVYKSTAGTVFSVIEGAGSAVIGDLRFEFGPKDHFVVPSWVPFTLTASEDSVLFSYSDRSIQEKLDLFQEMRGNA, encoded by the coding sequence ATGGTATGGCTCGATGGCCTGGACATGCACGTGGTCAATATCTTGAGCGCCAGCTTCCGAGAAAACCATGATGACGCAGAGCAACCGGTTACGCGAGCCGAGGGTACGTCATTCACCGAAGCAGGCTGCAATCTTCTGCCTCTAGACTATAAGCCGAAGTCGCAGACTTCTCCCCTGTTCAACTATCCCTATCGCGTCAGCCGCGAGGCGCTCTATCGTCTCAGCCTCTCGCGCGATCCTGATCCCCATCATGGATTCAAGATGGTCTATATCAACCCGGTGACCGGTGGTGCGGCGATGCCGACGATGACCACCGCCACCCAGCTCCTTCCCCGCAGCTTCAGCACAGAAGTCTACAAGTCCACGGCCGGCACGGTTTTCTCCGTCATCGAAGGAGCGGGAAGCGCGGTAATTGGCGACCTCAGGTTCGAATTCGGTCCCAAGGATCACTTCGTCGTTCCAAGCTGGGTACCTTTCACCCTTACAGCTAGCGAAGATTCGGTACTTTTCAGCTACTCCGATAGAAGTATTCAGGAAAAACTTGATCTCTTTCAGGAGATGCGCGGCAATGCGTGA
- a CDS encoding ComF family protein gives MMSLSPLLKTALRPLVDYALPPRCPGCGAIVDADDAFCLSCWGGMRFLGAPCCARCGAPFDYDRGAGAECGACLADPPPFDSAQAVLAYGDVARAVALRLKYGRRIGLARLIAKQMARQVPAVDDAVIVPVPLHRWRLWWRGFNQSALIARHLARLTGLPVDNHALLRTRRTQPLRGMTPKLRARAVRGAFALTPDHGLKGRAVLLIDDVHTSGATAAACARTLKRGGAASVHLLCWARVLPDGID, from the coding sequence ATGATGTCCCTTTCCCCGCTTCTCAAGACAGCGCTGCGCCCCCTGGTCGACTATGCCCTGCCGCCGCGCTGCCCCGGCTGCGGCGCGATCGTGGATGCCGACGACGCCTTTTGCCTGAGCTGCTGGGGCGGAATGCGGTTCCTCGGCGCGCCCTGCTGCGCCCGCTGCGGCGCACCGTTCGACTATGATCGCGGCGCCGGGGCGGAATGCGGCGCCTGCCTGGCCGATCCACCCCCCTTCGACAGCGCGCAGGCGGTGCTGGCCTATGGCGATGTCGCCCGCGCCGTGGCGCTGCGCCTCAAATATGGCCGCCGCATCGGCCTTGCCCGGCTGATCGCGAAGCAGATGGCGCGGCAGGTTCCGGCGGTGGATGATGCCGTCATCGTGCCGGTGCCGCTGCATCGCTGGCGGCTCTGGTGGCGCGGCTTCAACCAGTCGGCCCTGATCGCCCGCCATCTGGCGCGGCTGACGGGCTTGCCGGTCGACAATCACGCCCTGCTGCGCACTCGCCGGACCCAGCCCTTGCGCGGCATGACCCCGAAATTGCGGGCCAGGGCGGTGCGCGGCGCCTTTGCCCTGACGCCGGATCATGGGCTGAAGGGGCGCGCCGTGCTGCTGATAGACGATGTGCACACCAGCGGCGCGACGGCGGCGGCCTGCGCCCGGACGCTGAAACGCGGCGGCGCGGCAAGCGTTCATCTGCTGTGCTGGGCGCGGGTTCTGCCGGACGGGATCGATTGA
- a CDS encoding phage head closure protein, with protein sequence MEDRVAAPYGGEIVTWGALATVYAEVRQQGGREFLPAQQMMASKRVVFYLRWTPGLTVTDHVEHDGVIHNIEEVREIGRRDGLELHTVATA encoded by the coding sequence ATAGAAGACCGGGTAGCGGCCCCCTATGGCGGCGAGATCGTCACATGGGGCGCTCTGGCGACCGTCTATGCCGAGGTGCGGCAGCAAGGCGGGCGTGAGTTCCTGCCGGCTCAACAGATGATGGCGAGCAAGCGCGTGGTTTTCTATCTGCGCTGGACACCCGGCCTTACTGTAACCGATCACGTGGAGCATGACGGCGTGATCCACAATATCGAGGAAGTGCGCGAGATCGGGCGGCGCGATGGCTTGGAACTGCACACGGTAGCAACCGCCTGA
- a CDS encoding site-specific integrase: MGNILAMDWHQVDLRGSTITLAEVKGGKPHMVQIAPALRAEMARTKPKDRKGPVFNTTNHKRRWSAAVKAAGLVDFKFHDLRHTFASWARQNGADLIDICEALRHHNVSVTQRYAHVKPTDTTTAFDRVAALLSSQSRKKKA, encoded by the coding sequence ATGGGTAACATCCTCGCCATGGATTGGCATCAGGTCGACCTGCGCGGCTCCACCATCACCCTGGCCGAAGTAAAGGGCGGAAAGCCGCACATGGTGCAGATCGCGCCCGCCTTACGTGCGGAAATGGCGCGGACGAAGCCGAAGGATCGGAAGGGGCCGGTATTCAATACGACCAACCATAAGCGCCGATGGAGCGCAGCCGTCAAAGCGGCCGGGCTGGTCGACTTCAAATTTCATGATCTCCGCCACACCTTCGCGAGCTGGGCGCGGCAGAACGGCGCGGACCTGATCGACATCTGCGAGGCGCTCCGCCACCACAATGTATCGGTCACCCAGCGGTATGCCCATGTGAAGCCAACGGACACCACAACGGCCTTCGACCGCGTTGCCGCGCTGCTTTCGTCACAATCGCGGAAGAAAAAGGCATAA
- a CDS encoding IclR family transcriptional regulator codes for MAAKSSSTKRSRVEAVLAQQELSAKPLVLGEREVSDADAEIAARRGIQSLDAALGLLKTLAKFPTAVGLADLARAADLPTSKAHRYLASFMKAGLVVQQGRLGRYDLGPRAVEIGLASLGRNDFVNRAADALEELSTATGLTALLSVWGGQGATIVRWERSSSTTVTSFGLGSTLPLLSSSSGRVFLAFLPRRITAARMRIEMERWLDAGQWLPDIDPNPESIDRMVEKVRADRLAALDERSIPGLFSLSAPITNWQGEIEVAVTLVGTLYDHKGRRPDWQQEIREFAQRLSIGPPGDAVASS; via the coding sequence ATGGCAGCAAAGTCCAGTTCTACGAAGCGGTCACGTGTTGAGGCTGTGCTTGCCCAGCAGGAGCTCAGTGCCAAGCCTCTCGTACTTGGTGAGCGGGAGGTGTCGGACGCAGATGCCGAGATTGCAGCGCGTAGAGGCATTCAGTCGCTGGACGCCGCGCTTGGCCTGCTCAAAACCTTAGCGAAATTTCCAACAGCCGTCGGGCTGGCTGATTTGGCTCGAGCCGCAGATCTACCGACTAGCAAGGCGCATCGTTACCTCGCCAGTTTCATGAAGGCCGGCCTGGTTGTTCAACAAGGCAGACTTGGTCGTTACGACCTTGGGCCGAGGGCGGTCGAGATTGGCCTGGCTTCGCTGGGGCGCAATGATTTCGTCAACCGCGCGGCTGACGCCCTTGAGGAACTTAGTACGGCGACTGGTCTTACAGCGCTGCTGTCGGTTTGGGGTGGGCAGGGCGCAACGATCGTACGCTGGGAGCGGAGCAGCAGCACGACCGTGACCTCTTTTGGTCTCGGAAGTACGTTGCCCCTTCTTTCGTCCTCGAGTGGGCGCGTATTTCTCGCCTTTCTGCCGCGACGTATCACAGCCGCGCGGATGCGCATCGAAATGGAGCGCTGGCTCGACGCGGGGCAATGGTTGCCGGATATCGATCCGAATCCCGAGAGTATCGATCGAATGGTCGAGAAGGTTCGGGCCGATCGTCTGGCGGCCCTTGATGAGCGCAGTATCCCCGGGCTCTTTTCCCTCTCCGCGCCGATAACAAATTGGCAGGGAGAGATTGAAGTGGCCGTAACCCTTGTCGGCACGTTGTACGATCACAAGGGCCGCCGACCTGATTGGCAACAGGAAATTCGCGAGTTCGCGCAGCGCTTGTCGATCGGTCCGCCAGGCGATGCCGTCGCAAGTTCGTGA
- a CDS encoding phage tail protein has translation MGEVLGDFFIRRLSLDRGYFFKDGVARKADFTLDLERAE, from the coding sequence ATGGGCGAAGTGCTGGGCGATTTCTTCATCCGCCGCCTCTCGCTCGATCGCGGCTATTTCTTCAAGGACGGCGTGGCGCGCAAGGCGGACTTCACCCTTGATCTGGAGCGCGCGGAATGA
- a CDS encoding glycosyltransferase family 2 protein, which yields MTAPLVSVLIPTFNRAHYVGDAIASALGQTVTDIEVIVVDDGSTDTTTSLLDSISDPRMRVIRHERNMGIPATRNTALAAAEGVYIAWLDSDDIARPTRLAEQVDFLELYPDIAMVGSCAGKLRPDGSRKKGVRIPPFTPDLISSWLLFRSAFQQSSILGRAAILKNYQYDLDFPVCEDVDMFLRLQENHRLANLPRVLIDRRIHPEQSVRERGAEIADRKMMLARPMLERLGVSVTKQNLERHGLLGKVNLRGEQLPDDFLNWTKSWLHELQDANKSARIYDQSALALACDFFWTLACRGSASSIGVPAATGAFVGRRPRSLFNSTSYGWFRDALPLLVRG from the coding sequence ATGACAGCTCCTCTCGTTTCGGTCCTCATACCGACTTTCAATCGTGCCCATTATGTTGGCGATGCCATAGCCAGCGCGCTAGGACAGACCGTCACAGACATCGAGGTAATTGTCGTCGATGATGGTTCCACCGACACGACGACATCCTTGCTCGATTCCATCAGCGATCCAAGAATGCGCGTGATCCGGCACGAACGGAATATGGGAATCCCGGCGACACGAAATACCGCCCTGGCAGCCGCCGAAGGAGTGTATATCGCATGGCTGGATAGCGATGACATCGCTCGACCGACGCGGCTAGCGGAACAAGTCGATTTTCTCGAACTCTATCCCGACATTGCAATGGTCGGGTCATGTGCGGGGAAACTCCGCCCCGATGGAAGTCGGAAGAAGGGCGTTAGGATACCGCCTTTTACGCCAGACCTCATTTCTTCATGGTTGTTGTTCAGATCCGCGTTTCAGCAATCTTCGATATTGGGTCGCGCGGCGATCCTTAAGAACTATCAATACGATTTGGATTTTCCTGTTTGCGAGGACGTGGACATGTTCCTGCGCCTTCAGGAAAATCATCGCCTTGCAAACCTTCCCCGCGTTCTGATCGATCGCAGGATTCATCCAGAGCAGAGTGTGCGTGAACGCGGCGCAGAAATCGCGGACCGCAAGATGATGCTGGCGAGGCCGATGCTGGAACGGCTTGGCGTATCGGTTACCAAGCAAAATCTTGAACGCCACGGCCTGCTTGGCAAGGTTAATTTAAGGGGCGAGCAGCTTCCCGATGATTTCCTGAACTGGACGAAGTCTTGGCTGCATGAATTACAGGACGCCAATAAGTCAGCTCGTATATATGACCAAAGCGCACTGGCATTGGCCTGTGACTTCTTTTGGACGCTCGCTTGCCGTGGTTCAGCGTCGTCAATAGGCGTTCCTGCTGCGACGGGTGCGTTCGTCGGAAGACGCCCTCGTAGCCTTTTCAATTCCACCAGTTACGGTTGGTTTCGCGATGCCCTGCCGCTTCTCGTTCGGGGATAG
- a CDS encoding carbon-nitrogen hydrolase family protein produces MRAAIFQMTSGIDPAANAAAIADMAARARGEGADMLFTPEMAGYLDRDRQRAAATLRSEADDPVLAAVREAAAKQGLWVHLGSLPLKDERTDGRWANRSFMIDDSGEIRARYDKIHLFDVDLATGESWRESSVYGPGERVVAVDTPWARMGMSVCYDMRFPDLYRALTNAGATVLLTPAAFTVPTGKAHWHILLRARAIEAGCFVIAAAQTGHHADGRDTYGHSLIADPWGDIVLEMGEQPGLALAEIDLSRIGEVRGRVPALANRRSLPMDVTVS; encoded by the coding sequence ATGCGCGCCGCCATCTTCCAGATGACGAGCGGGATCGACCCCGCCGCCAATGCCGCTGCCATCGCGGATATGGCCGCGCGCGCCAGGGGGGAGGGGGCGGACATGCTCTTCACCCCGGAAATGGCGGGCTATCTGGATCGCGACCGGCAGCGGGCGGCGGCGACGTTGCGGTCGGAGGCGGACGATCCCGTGCTGGCCGCCGTGCGCGAGGCGGCGGCGAAACAGGGCCTGTGGGTGCATCTCGGTTCCCTGCCGCTGAAGGATGAGCGAACCGATGGGCGCTGGGCCAATCGCAGCTTCATGATCGACGACAGCGGCGAAATCCGCGCCCGCTATGACAAGATCCACCTGTTCGACGTCGATCTGGCGACGGGCGAAAGCTGGCGCGAATCGTCGGTCTACGGGCCGGGCGAACGGGTCGTCGCGGTCGATACGCCATGGGCGCGCATGGGGATGTCGGTCTGCTACGACATGCGCTTTCCCGATCTTTACCGGGCGCTCACCAATGCGGGCGCGACGGTGCTGCTGACGCCCGCCGCCTTCACCGTGCCGACCGGCAAGGCGCACTGGCATATATTGCTGCGGGCGCGGGCGATAGAGGCGGGCTGCTTCGTGATCGCCGCCGCGCAGACCGGCCATCATGCCGATGGCCGCGACACCTATGGGCACAGCCTGATCGCTGACCCATGGGGGGACATAGTGCTGGAGATGGGCGAACAGCCGGGTCTTGCTCTTGCGGAGATCGACCTGTCGCGCATAGGGGAAGTGCGCGGTCGGGTGCCCGCGCTCGCCAACCGGCGATCATTGCCCATGGATGTGACAGTGTCGTGA
- a CDS encoding LLM class flavin-dependent oxidoreductase, with protein sequence MKFSISYIAQAGTEEPIATALSRVADACIEAEDFGFDTFMIGEQHFTPYLVNPDSLQYFTYLAARTKRIRFCSGVIVLPHHHPIQFAERVALLDILSDGRLDIGIGRGYQRRAYDGLGINMEDSSERFDETLEIAKLAWTSENFTYEGKYHSVKDPISVYPKPVQQPYPPIWVAGVSPHSLEKIGKSDYGFLKNPSDNLETSKLQIDTYKAARRAAGLPESGDRIRLDRMTVVLEDRKEAKAHADDVMRRFTRLFAGATIKPPPGKSYEHYQSKQYREDRGLEGGYDFERIDAEQMFTDPEGAIERITYLRDVVGATEVSFNVGMAGMSPELISRVMRTISEKVMPAFK encoded by the coding sequence ATGAAGTTCTCCATCTCCTATATTGCGCAGGCAGGGACCGAAGAACCTATTGCCACCGCGCTGTCGCGTGTGGCCGACGCATGTATCGAAGCAGAGGATTTCGGCTTCGACACATTCATGATCGGCGAGCAGCATTTCACGCCCTATCTGGTCAATCCGGACAGTCTGCAATATTTCACCTACCTGGCGGCCAGGACAAAGCGCATCCGCTTCTGCTCCGGCGTCATCGTGCTGCCGCACCATCATCCGATCCAGTTCGCGGAGCGCGTCGCGCTGCTCGATATCCTGAGTGACGGGCGCCTGGATATCGGCATTGGCCGCGGCTATCAGCGCCGCGCCTACGACGGGCTTGGCATCAACATGGAGGATTCGTCAGAACGGTTCGACGAAACGCTCGAGATCGCCAAACTGGCCTGGACGAGCGAGAATTTCACATACGAAGGCAAATATCATTCCGTAAAGGATCCGATCTCGGTCTATCCCAAGCCTGTCCAGCAACCCTATCCACCTATCTGGGTCGCAGGCGTCAGTCCACATTCGCTCGAGAAGATCGGGAAGAGCGACTATGGCTTCCTCAAGAATCCGTCGGACAATCTCGAGACGAGCAAGCTCCAAATCGACACCTACAAGGCCGCGCGTCGCGCTGCTGGCCTACCTGAATCCGGTGATCGCATTCGTCTGGATCGGATGACCGTCGTGCTGGAAGATCGCAAGGAAGCCAAGGCGCATGCCGATGATGTCATGCGGCGCTTCACTCGCCTGTTCGCAGGTGCGACGATCAAGCCGCCGCCCGGCAAATCTTACGAACACTATCAGTCCAAGCAGTATCGTGAGGACCGCGGTCTCGAAGGCGGCTATGATTTCGAGCGGATCGACGCCGAGCAAATGTTTACCGATCCCGAGGGCGCGATCGAGCGGATCACTTACTTGCGCGACGTCGTGGGCGCCACGGAGGTTTCCTTCAACGTGGGCATGGCCGGCATGTCGCCTGAGTTGATCTCGCGCGTGATGCGAACGATATCGGAAAAGGTGATGCCGGCGTTCAAATAA
- a CDS encoding type II toxin-antitoxin system HicB family antitoxin, with translation MMKYFYAIVHKDPDSAYGVTFPDLPGCFSAADREEEVLPNAVEALDLWFEDADDVQPRPIDQIRAAVADELAQGAYLLAVPRISAAGKITRVNLSMDRGMLDAIDDAAALRKLTRSAFMIEAARNEIEGRH, from the coding sequence ATGATGAAATATTTCTACGCCATCGTGCACAAGGATCCTGACAGCGCCTATGGCGTCACCTTCCCCGATCTTCCGGGCTGCTTTTCTGCGGCCGACCGGGAGGAGGAAGTGCTGCCCAACGCCGTCGAGGCGCTCGACCTGTGGTTTGAGGATGCCGACGATGTGCAGCCCCGGCCCATCGATCAGATCCGCGCGGCAGTCGCGGACGAGCTGGCGCAGGGCGCTTATCTGTTGGCGGTCCCCCGGATCAGCGCAGCCGGGAAGATAACCCGCGTCAACCTCTCGATGGATCGCGGCATGCTGGACGCGATCGATGACGCCGCCGCCCTGCGGAAGCTCACCCGCAGCGCCTTCATGATCGAAGCGGCGCGGAACGAGATCGAGGGGCGGCATTGA
- the grxC gene encoding glutaredoxin 3, which produces MAKVEIYTKAWCGYCARAKALLNDKGVAFEEYDITMGGPKRQEMLDRAHGGTTVPQIFIDGQHVGGSDDLAALDRQGKLDTLLEA; this is translated from the coding sequence ATGGCGAAGGTCGAAATCTATACCAAGGCCTGGTGCGGCTATTGCGCCCGGGCGAAGGCGCTGCTGAACGACAAGGGCGTGGCGTTCGAGGAATATGACATCACCATGGGCGGGCCGAAGCGTCAGGAAATGCTGGACCGTGCCCATGGCGGGACGACGGTGCCGCAAATCTTCATCGACGGCCAGCATGTCGGCGGCAGCGACGACCTGGCGGCGCTCGACCGTCAGGGCAAGCTCGACACGTTGCTGGAGGCATAG